In the Planctomycetaceae bacterium genome, GTGCCAGTTCTGTGACAGCGCGGCGGCGGACATTGTTGAAGGCTTCCGGGGAAGAAAATTCGGCCGTTTGTCCGTTCAGCGAAACAAACCCCTGAAACTGACCACGTGGACCTCGAAGTGAAGCCGAGATCGGCGTTGGTCCCTGCATTTGGGGCCGTGCGTAAAACGAGGCTCGATCAAACTTGCCGGGCAGCAGTCGCCACTTCTGGAATTCTTCGCCGTCCGCGATGACCGGGCCGACCTCAATTTCTCCTCTCAGAACCTGAACGTCCGACTGACCCTCGTCATTGACGGCCACTTCAAACTCGGTGCCAAGATCAACGACTTGCGAAGTCGGTGTTGAGACCGTGAAACCGATGGCCTGTTGAGGAACGCTGGCGAGAAGTCGGCCGCGTCTGAGTTCGAGCTGGCCCGTTGACAAGGGGCGGAATTCCACAGGACCATCCACAGTCACAACTGCGCCCTGATCGAATGTCAGTTCGACCGATCCTGCAAACAGCCGAACGATCTCGTCACCCAGTCGATCGCCGATTGTGCTCGTTCGTTCCCAGACGGGATCTTCGACTTTTGTGAATGTTACAAACTGCAGCGGCGATTTCGCATCGGGAAGATTCACGATTGCTTGCTGTGGAACATCCGGAATCATCTGCGGAGTTTCAGCGTGAGCCGGCGTCTGCACTTCCATCGCATTCCGCGGCTGTTGATTCGCATCGCGCGCGTTCGAGGCGATGGAATCGGGCGACGCCGAATTCTTAATTGCCGGATCTTCACTGGCGGGACCTTCAAACGACGACGAGGCAACGTCGTGATTGGTGGCGACTGCTTCCGGTTGCTGCGACTGCTCTGGATCTGGTGCCTGCACAACGTCCGTTGCTGATTCATTGCCAGTTTGGCGTACAGGAGAACCCAACTGCGTCCAGACAATCACGCAGAGACAGGCGAATACGGCGACCGTGGTAGCGATTGCCGACCATGCCGAGGATTTTCGCCGCTTTCGATAGTCCGTGCCGCGTTGTCCGGAACGATTCGCGACGAGTAGCGGCGATGTCTGGTTGACCAACGTTGTCTCCGGAATGGTGTTGGCAGCAGCGACTTCGAGGGCGACTGTGTCCACTTCGCTTTCAACTGGGTTTCTTTCCGCGCTTTGCCCGGCATTAGCCTGAAGGGAATGGCAGCGCTCAAGGACACTCCGCGCGAACTGATCTTCTGTTTGCCGAATTTCCTTCATGGATCGCAGCAGCGCGTGCAGGGTTGCATCCGCTTCGATTTCTTTTCGCAGCGAGGGATCGTGTTGCGTCAGATCGATGAGTCGCCGCAACTCGACTTCTTCGAGCGTTTCGCCTGAAATCAGGCGGCTCCAAAGTGTGAGTGCGGCAGTCCGAGGTTCAGTCATGAGTTTCCCCGTTCCTGAGGCTAAGCTTGCTTCGAATGCATTTGCCCAGTTGTTTTCTGATTCTCATTAGCATCATGCGGATGGCCCCTGCATTCTTTTCTGTTTCTTCAGCAATTGACTCCGCAGACTGTCCCAGAAAATAGAAGGCTTCCACCAGAGCTCGCGGCTGGTTGTCGAGACGCTGCAGGCAGTCCTGAAGTGCGCTGAGTTCCGCGTCCGCCGATTCGTGTTGAAACGGATCGGCATCGCCCGTTGTGGCCTCGACTTCCAGTAGTTCCGGCGGAATCACGCTGCCCGTCAGACGTCGGCGCCGGGATTCATTCCGAAAATGCAGCAGGATTTGATTCCTCGCGATCGCCAGAACCCAGGCGCGAAGGCTCCCTTCCTGTCGGAATTTGGCCATGCTCTGATACACCTGCACAAACACCTCCTGAGCCACCTCATCGGCTTCTGCGGAATTGCCGAAGTGCCGCCGCATCAACACACGAACATCAGCCTGATACAGGCGCAAAATGTCTTCGAAGGCTTCGCTGAGGTTCTCGCGAGCCTTTTCTGAGTGTTCGGTTTCGATCGCGTTGCTGTCAGCGGTCAATTCTCAGCCATTCCTGTTCCGCCATTGAGAGTGATGGGCGAGGACTCTTGTTGGTTGCTCCTCAGGCCGGAGCGTCACTCAGTTTTTGGCATATTTCTAAATCTTTCTGTTTTCTCCGAAATCCGCGTGACGCTTTGGTTCGGGAGGAAACAACACATCGAGTGCTCTGTCCAAATGGCTCAGAAAAGGGGCTCAGAAAAGGGGTCAG is a window encoding:
- a CDS encoding FecR domain-containing protein — translated: MTEPRTAALTLWSRLISGETLEEVELRRLIDLTQHDPSLRKEIEADATLHALLRSMKEIRQTEDQFARSVLERCHSLQANAGQSAERNPVESEVDTVALEVAAANTIPETTLVNQTSPLLVANRSGQRGTDYRKRRKSSAWSAIATTVAVFACLCVIVWTQLGSPVRQTGNESATDVVQAPDPEQSQQPEAVATNHDVASSSFEGPASEDPAIKNSASPDSIASNARDANQQPRNAMEVQTPAHAETPQMIPDVPQQAIVNLPDAKSPLQFVTFTKVEDPVWERTSTIGDRLGDEIVRLFAGSVELTFDQGAVVTVDGPVEFRPLSTGQLELRRGRLLASVPQQAIGFTVSTPTSQVVDLGTEFEVAVNDEGQSDVQVLRGEIEVGPVIADGEEFQKWRLLPGKFDRASFYARPQMQGPTPISASLRGPRGQFQGFVSLNGQTAEFSSPEAFNNVRRRAVTELARSQQTALRQWKEFVDSMQKNMQGTMNFNGQEMPFGSLQDVMRMQRQMLENVQKAGGNSGQPNFTGSINVNGKVITFKTREEYEAARQTAFGPAATFGIGDVFEEDRTKH
- a CDS encoding sigma-70 family RNA polymerase sigma factor; translation: MTADSNAIETEHSEKARENLSEAFEDILRLYQADVRVLMRRHFGNSAEADEVAQEVFVQVYQSMAKFRQEGSLRAWVLAIARNQILLHFRNESRRRRLTGSVIPPELLEVEATTGDADPFQHESADAELSALQDCLQRLDNQPRALVEAFYFLGQSAESIAEETEKNAGAIRMMLMRIRKQLGKCIRSKLSLRNGETHD